In Musa acuminata AAA Group cultivar baxijiao chromosome BXJ3-11, Cavendish_Baxijiao_AAA, whole genome shotgun sequence, one DNA window encodes the following:
- the LOC135652996 gene encoding bidirectional sugar transporter N3-like has translation MSLVDRHSLTFYRIYRNKSTGEFQSTPYVFSLFSCSLWVYYALVKTHSVPLITNNAFGCLIEATYITMYLIYATKKARIFTIRVFVLVNVVAFAAILLLTQPLITGTKRVTVLGWICVAFSLSVYAAPLGIMMRVIRTRSVECMPFNIPLFHMLSAIAWFGYGLFTDDVYVELPNVPGFVIGVGQMVLYAIYRKKSGAVVDAAEHEVKVAQPTPSPASVRQHIVRIAEHVVRMVELDPTLDSEPQVIAGENDREKKKKIDVAEPPLISTPELDNHDDKKKKAKEENDMGVKKPRIVVEHIINIRELISVVA, from the exons ATGTCTCTCGTCGATCGTCACAGTCTCACGTTCTACCGGATTTATCGGAACAAATCAACAGGAGAATTCCAATCGACGCCATATGTTTTCTCTTTATTCAGCTGCAGTTTGTGGGTCTATTATGCTCTCGTCAAAACTCACTCGGTCCCCCTCATCACCAACAACGCATTCGGATGCCTCATCGAGGCCACCTACATCACCATGTACCTCATCTACGCCACGAAGAAGGCTAGG ATCTTCACCATCCGAGTCTTCGTCCTGGTGAACGTGGTGGCTTTTGCTGCGATCCTTCTCCTCACTCAACCATTGATTACTGGTACTAAACGTGTGACGGTACTTGGATGGATCTGTGTCGCCTTCTCGCTTAGCGTCTATGCCGCTCCATTGGGCATCATG ATGCGTGTTATCCGCACAAGGAGTGTGGAGTGTATGCCATTCAACATACCGCTGTTCCACATGCTGAGCGCGATTGCATGGTTTGGCTACGGCCTGTTTACCGACGACGTATACGTTGAG CTCCCTAACGTTCCAGGGTTCGTGATTGGAGTCGGACAAATGGTGCTCTACGCGATATATAGGAAGAAGAGCGGTGCTGTGGTGGACGCGGCCGAGCACGAAGTCAAAGTGGCGCAGCCGACGCCGAGCCCAGCTTCGGTGCGGCAGCACATCGTCAGGATTGCGGAGCACGTGGTCAGGATGGTGGAACTGGACCCGACCCTGGATTCAGAGCCTCAGGTTATCGCCGGCGAGAATGAtcgcgagaagaagaagaagatcgacGTGGCGGAGCCGCCCCTAATTTCAACTCCAGAGTTGGACAACCACGAcgacaagaagaagaaggcgaaggAGGAGAACGACATGGGTGTGAAGAAGCCAAGGATAGTGGTGGAGCACATCATCAACATCCGTGAGCTGATATCAGTAGTAGCttaa